One window of Helicobacter winghamensis ATCC BAA-430 genomic DNA carries:
- the xseA gene encoding exodeoxyribonuclease VII large subunit, which translates to MQTLSITDLNTQIKSLLEATFVQVRVSGEVSNFTKHTSGHLYFTLKDKNSSLKCVMFRGNAAKLKFQITEGMDLTLEGVISVYVPRGDYQLNCLDAIPKGIGALLLAYEQLKQEYEKKGYFTKQKPIPRFPKKVALLTSSTGAVLHDMLSIAKKRWNLVRFVLLDTLVQGDGAKESIAANLKIADTLGADCIILARGGGSLEDLWAFNEPMVAEAIYQSNTPIISAIGHEPDVVLSDFVADLRAPTPSAAMELLLPDEKEWLMRLDALQIDLEKLLMRALQAKSNALKAFKEKLNYNPFFMKITQFQAQCQQQEIFFTQKMEHKLALSSFKLQVPQTQVHLKMEQKLAQLQAKLGILKAQMESKNPENYQKEGYVCALSEGKRIKKLADLNLDSIIELQDKSATIKAQIKEMLK; encoded by the coding sequence ATGCAAACTTTAAGCATTACAGATTTAAATACACAAATTAAGAGTTTATTGGAAGCGACTTTTGTGCAAGTGCGCGTAAGTGGGGAAGTGAGCAATTTCACAAAGCATACAAGCGGGCATTTATACTTCACTCTAAAAGATAAAAATTCTTCTTTAAAATGTGTGATGTTTCGTGGTAATGCAGCAAAACTTAAGTTTCAAATCACAGAAGGAATGGATTTGACTTTAGAAGGTGTGATAAGTGTTTATGTGCCGCGTGGAGATTATCAACTAAATTGCTTAGATGCTATTCCTAAAGGCATAGGAGCTTTATTGTTAGCCTATGAGCAACTTAAGCAAGAATATGAAAAAAAGGGTTATTTCACAAAGCAAAAGCCTATTCCGAGATTCCCTAAAAAAGTTGCACTACTTACTTCAAGCACTGGAGCCGTACTGCACGATATGCTAAGTATTGCTAAGAAACGATGGAATCTTGTAAGATTTGTGCTATTAGATACGCTTGTGCAAGGCGATGGAGCAAAAGAAAGCATTGCAGCAAATCTTAAAATTGCCGATACCTTAGGTGCAGATTGCATTATTTTAGCGCGCGGGGGTGGAAGTTTAGAGGATTTATGGGCTTTTAATGAACCTATGGTAGCAGAAGCGATTTATCAATCAAATACCCCTATTATTTCAGCCATAGGGCATGAGCCTGATGTGGTGCTTAGTGATTTTGTGGCAGATTTGCGCGCCCCAACACCTTCTGCGGCAATGGAGTTATTACTGCCTGATGAAAAGGAATGGTTAATGCGTTTAGATGCGTTGCAAATAGATTTAGAGAAGCTTTTAATGCGGGCTTTACAAGCAAAATCTAATGCGCTAAAAGCATTTAAAGAAAAGCTTAATTACAATCCATTTTTTATGAAAATTACACAATTCCAAGCGCAATGCCAGCAACAAGAAATATTTTTTACACAAAAAATGGAACACAAGTTAGCTTTATCATCTTTTAAATTACAAGTTCCACAGACGCAAGTCCATCTAAAAATGGAGCAGAAATTAGCTCAACTTCAAGCAAAATTGGGAATTTTAAAAGCACAAATGGAATCCAAAAATCCAGAAAATTATCAAAAAGAAGGTTATGTTTGCGCTTTAAGTGAAGGTAAGAGAATAAAAAAACTTGCGGATTTAAATTTAGATTCCATCATAGAATTACAAGATAAAAGTGCGACAATCAAAGCGCAGATTAAAGAAATGCTTAAATAA
- a CDS encoding undecaprenyl-diphosphate phosphatase has product MEFIYAIILGIVEGLTEFLPISSTGHLILTSELLGIPQNTFHKTFEVVIQLGSILAVIFVFSQKLFKNSLQLWIKLGIGFLPAGILGFLFYSYIKALFAPITVSIMLILGGIIFIILEIFYKEREHHTTEVNTISYKQALLIGLFQALAMIPGTSRSGATIVGGLLLGCNRKVATEFSFLLALPTMVLASAYSLYKNHEVLSVDNALILGTGFVVAFFSALLAIKLFLNFVSRFNFIPFGIYRIVLGIIFLYYLDII; this is encoded by the coding sequence ATGGAATTTATTTATGCAATTATTTTAGGCATTGTAGAAGGCTTAACAGAATTTCTGCCAATCTCATCAACCGGACATTTAATTTTAACTTCAGAGTTATTAGGGATTCCACAAAACACATTCCATAAAACTTTCGAAGTTGTGATCCAACTAGGTTCAATTTTAGCTGTAATTTTTGTTTTCTCGCAAAAACTTTTTAAAAACAGCTTGCAACTTTGGATAAAGCTTGGAATTGGATTTTTACCTGCTGGGATTTTAGGATTCCTATTTTATTCCTATATTAAAGCACTTTTTGCCCCTATTACCGTATCAATTATGCTAATTTTAGGTGGAATCATTTTTATTATTTTAGAGATTTTTTATAAAGAAAGAGAACACCACACCACAGAAGTTAATACAATCTCTTACAAGCAAGCTTTATTAATAGGACTCTTTCAAGCCTTAGCGATGATTCCAGGAACATCACGCAGTGGGGCAACAATTGTTGGAGGATTACTCTTAGGCTGCAATCGTAAGGTAGCCACAGAATTTTCCTTTCTCTTAGCATTGCCTACAATGGTGCTAGCAAGCGCTTATAGTCTTTATAAAAATCACGAAGTTTTAAGTGTAGATAATGCACTAATTTTAGGGACAGGATTTGTTGTAGCATTTTTCAGCGCATTACTTGCAATTAAGCTTTTTTTAAATTTTGTTTCGCGCTTTAACTTTATCCCTTTTGGAATTTATCGTATTGTGCTGGGGATTATATTTTTATATTATTTGGATATTATTTAA